The proteins below are encoded in one region of Sphingobacterium sp. R2:
- a CDS encoding ATP-binding protein, whose protein sequence is MSKNFSIDARTLIHLGRESIKDHTTALLELVKNSYDADANVVEIEIYKKETQDLIRIADDGEGMTEKDIDDKWLRIGYSHKKNDKQTSKKNRRKTGEKGIGRLSADRLGEVLEIKTISEGNHPYGLKIDWELFNQDNLDLSKIELEEIQNPLLRLPTQKKQETGTEMLISKLRTDWTDENIQNLYTELSILTSPFKEVQDFEIYIKNDIAPDFNGKVEPSPQVHPEIEIELDYDGVSESIEYIIKDRFNSDKPLKSSSTWPQLMQKVIDPFDYPYSQALTCGPVKIKLLLYPRTKALAEGTKFTLTELREFVNKNIGIKIYRDNISVKPYGYLNVQYGGDWLGLAERHSRNPAGLDREDYRVVANQLVGAIFVGRDTNPDLTDSASREGLIENEAFYDLRALTLGALALLENRRYQIYQSKKVQEVVKPTPTESSDIFKNKIETAKKTIESLKEMSKSSIKAIEIAKNVEDFIKDAEQASVSFEELLKHTRVLAGLATLGIAAAVFGHETQNAITEFNAAAELANEYLEYSPEDLEIIRNELNKAIKFGNQVAAWGAFSLTRVQKEKRKKENKNVDQIISNIIGELEVILNNVSIELELKLDSIVAKAYPMDIESILVNILTNAYTACLQKPVGSRKIKIESYYEEHNNQKGFYLNIVNSGPPIDETLYEWIWEPLNTLKQDSKNRETGTGLGLTIVKSIVDDLKGSCTVTNNKTFGGAEFKIWFPLK, encoded by the coding sequence ATGTCAAAAAACTTTTCAATTGATGCTCGTACTCTCATACACTTGGGAAGAGAAAGTATAAAGGATCATACAACCGCATTACTTGAACTAGTAAAAAATTCTTACGACGCCGATGCTAACGTCGTCGAAATTGAAATCTATAAAAAGGAAACTCAAGATCTAATTAGGATTGCAGATGATGGTGAGGGAATGACGGAAAAGGACATAGATGATAAATGGCTTAGAATTGGCTATTCCCATAAAAAAAATGATAAACAAACATCGAAGAAAAACAGAAGAAAAACAGGTGAGAAAGGAATAGGTCGATTATCCGCTGACCGACTTGGAGAAGTTTTGGAGATTAAAACCATCTCAGAGGGAAATCATCCATATGGTCTAAAAATAGATTGGGAACTATTCAATCAAGACAACTTAGATCTATCGAAAATAGAATTAGAGGAAATTCAGAATCCATTATTAAGACTTCCTACTCAAAAAAAACAAGAGACAGGAACAGAGATGCTAATTTCTAAGTTAAGAACTGACTGGACAGATGAAAATATTCAGAACTTATATACAGAATTATCTATTTTAACATCTCCATTCAAGGAAGTTCAAGACTTCGAAATATACATAAAGAATGATATAGCTCCCGATTTCAATGGTAAGGTAGAACCATCTCCACAAGTTCATCCTGAAATCGAAATTGAACTTGATTATGATGGTGTATCGGAATCGATAGAATATATCATTAAAGATCGGTTTAATAGTGATAAACCATTGAAGTCATCTTCAACATGGCCTCAATTAATGCAAAAAGTGATAGATCCTTTTGATTATCCTTATTCACAAGCTTTAACTTGCGGTCCAGTTAAAATTAAACTTCTGCTCTATCCGAGAACGAAAGCCTTAGCGGAAGGCACAAAATTTACGTTGACAGAATTGAGAGAGTTTGTCAATAAGAATATTGGTATAAAAATCTATCGTGATAACATTAGTGTAAAACCGTATGGTTATTTAAATGTACAATACGGTGGTGACTGGTTGGGACTGGCAGAAAGACATTCTCGAAATCCTGCGGGGTTAGATAGAGAAGATTACAGGGTAGTCGCCAACCAATTGGTTGGCGCCATTTTCGTAGGTAGAGATACCAATCCAGACTTGACTGATAGTGCCTCTCGAGAAGGCTTGATCGAGAACGAGGCATTTTATGATCTCCGTGCTCTGACACTTGGAGCATTAGCATTGCTTGAAAATAGAAGATATCAAATCTATCAATCAAAAAAAGTTCAAGAAGTTGTAAAACCTACTCCCACAGAAAGTTCCGACATTTTCAAGAATAAGATTGAAACTGCGAAGAAAACTATAGAGTCTCTTAAGGAAATGAGCAAATCTTCAATTAAGGCAATTGAAATCGCCAAAAATGTTGAAGATTTTATAAAAGATGCAGAACAAGCATCAGTTTCCTTCGAAGAATTGCTGAAGCATACAAGGGTACTAGCCGGTTTAGCAACTTTAGGTATAGCTGCTGCTGTTTTCGGACACGAAACACAAAATGCTATTACTGAATTTAATGCTGCCGCTGAATTAGCCAACGAATATTTGGAATATTCTCCCGAAGATCTTGAGATAATAAGAAACGAATTAAATAAGGCCATAAAATTTGGAAACCAAGTTGCCGCTTGGGGTGCCTTTTCTTTAACAAGGGTTCAGAAGGAGAAGAGAAAGAAGGAAAATAAAAATGTTGATCAAATAATCTCTAATATTATCGGTGAACTTGAAGTGATTCTAAATAATGTAAGTATTGAACTTGAGTTAAAACTAGACTCAATTGTTGCTAAAGCTTATCCAATGGATATTGAATCCATATTAGTCAACATCTTAACAAATGCTTATACCGCTTGTTTGCAAAAGCCAGTTGGAAGCAGAAAAATAAAAATAGAGTCATACTATGAGGAACATAATAATCAAAAGGGATTTTATTTAAATATTGTAAACTCGGGCCCACCAATTGACGAAACATTGTATGAATGGATTTGGGAACCATTAAATACTTTAAAACAGGACTCTAAAAATAGAGAGACTGGGACTGGACTGGGGTTAACTATCGTTAAATCAATAGTTGATGATTTAAAAGGAAGCTGCACAGTAACCAACAATAAAACTTTCGGTGGTGCTGAGTTTAAAATTTGGTTTCCGTTAAAATAG
- a CDS encoding AbiH family protein, with protein MPKILITGNGFDLSFGLPTGYSDFIKICKKLKESSKFDWNDLREDISILKISDSVPNSSFQDFERFQKRLQDSTWFNYLSRIFTINTWIDFEKYIEKALSIIQSSLNEIKNETFLKNGRYFKSDIIYYKENFHKENYEIYLTLLDFKIFLNNSFMVPQLNPIFLRSIDEFHVDFENDILFSSILNDLNTFRNIFQEYLREIVIPLYDLLKSDDRRILLQKITHHFTFNYTPTFSKLVSNKPGTCFLHGELEANNIVLGINEWENISIDGPNLIPFTKYFQKLNFGIDLKFINEIEGRDKLYQFFFWGHSLDKSDAIYINEVFDRIEALEKKHSKGKIIIVYHSDSSRFSIIKNLIEIRGSKDIMKKQRSGELLFLQSSSEELKKELKLNIPARSIENIRIY; from the coding sequence ATGCCTAAAATTTTAATTACGGGAAACGGTTTCGATTTGAGTTTTGGTTTACCAACAGGATATTCTGATTTTATAAAAATCTGCAAGAAATTGAAGGAAAGTTCCAAATTTGATTGGAATGACCTTCGAGAGGATATTTCTATCTTAAAAATTTCAGATAGTGTCCCTAATTCATCTTTTCAGGATTTTGAAAGGTTCCAAAAACGGTTACAAGACAGTACGTGGTTTAACTATCTATCTAGAATATTCACTATTAATACGTGGATCGATTTCGAAAAATATATAGAAAAAGCATTATCAATTATTCAATCAAGTCTTAATGAAATTAAAAATGAAACCTTTCTAAAAAACGGGAGATATTTCAAATCAGATATTATCTACTATAAAGAAAACTTTCATAAGGAAAACTATGAAATCTATCTGACCCTATTAGACTTTAAAATCTTCTTAAATAATAGTTTTATGGTTCCTCAATTAAATCCTATTTTTTTGAGATCTATCGATGAATTCCATGTTGATTTTGAAAATGACATTTTGTTTTCATCTATATTAAATGATTTAAATACTTTCAGAAATATATTTCAGGAATATTTAAGAGAAATAGTAATACCATTATATGATTTATTAAAATCAGACGATAGGAGAATATTACTGCAAAAGATAACTCACCATTTTACTTTTAATTATACCCCAACTTTTTCTAAATTAGTATCAAACAAGCCAGGCACCTGTTTCCTTCATGGGGAATTAGAAGCTAACAACATTGTCTTAGGTATAAATGAATGGGAAAATATCTCCATTGACGGCCCAAATTTGATTCCATTTACGAAATACTTTCAGAAATTAAATTTTGGCATTGATCTTAAATTTATTAATGAAATAGAGGGACGAGATAAATTATATCAATTCTTTTTTTGGGGGCATTCTCTAGATAAATCTGATGCAATTTATATAAATGAAGTGTTCGATCGAATTGAAGCACTTGAAAAAAAACACTCAAAAGGCAAAATTATCATAGTTTATCATAGCGATTCTTCTCGATTTAGTATTATAAAAAATCTTATCGAAATTAGGGGAAGTAAAGATATAATGAAGAAACAACGCAGTGGAGAATTGCTATTTTTACAAAGTAGCTCGGAAGAACTAAAAAAGGAACTAAAACTAAATATTCCTGCCAGAAGCATAGAAAATATTCGCATTTATTAA